The following coding sequences lie in one Acidimicrobiia bacterium genomic window:
- the yidD gene encoding membrane protein insertion efficiency factor YidD produces MRTVDQLESRLRPYQPGWWLQRLILGYRALLSPLFGQRCRFEPSCSAYAFGSIDEWGAARGTWFALRRVGRCHPWNEGGFDPVRLRDDAKAGV; encoded by the coding sequence ATGAGGACGGTGGACCAACTCGAGAGCCGCCTGCGGCCATATCAGCCGGGGTGGTGGTTGCAGCGGCTCATCCTGGGATACCGGGCATTGCTGTCGCCCCTCTTCGGGCAGCGGTGCCGGTTCGAGCCATCGTGCTCGGCCTACGCTTTCGGCTCGATCGATGAGTGGGGCGCAGCGCGTGGTACCTGGTTCGCCCTGCGTCGGGTAGGCCGCTGCCACCCGTGGAACGAAGGCGGCTTCGATCCGGTCCGCCTCCGTGACGACGCGAAGGCAGGTGTCTGA
- the dnaN gene encoding DNA polymerase III subunit beta has product MRIRAERDDLFDVLSRAGRAVGTRSTLPILQGVLVEVTGKTLRVLGTDRDLTIRTSLEVEVMEEGRTVVPARLATEAVHKLPPGAVTFEATEGEVVITGGGPRFRFREFAVDDFPRLDPPDMSAGVEVDGKAFTSAIGQVSVAASTDDARPLLTGVFFEHVDGALRLVATDSYRLAVREVPAVTEALSGLVPVKALRELGRTIGDDQLTVAIGEREAAFSSSRGTVSVRLIEGTFPNYRQVIPEKTPNMLTVDKSALLDAIDRASLVAEDHIPIRMTLQVGGVELSVTRQDVGGEVEHVEADYSGEEMTIAFNSRYLNDGVGAIEADTVTLGVVDPLKPGVLRGEGADDFLYLLMPVRL; this is encoded by the coding sequence GTGCGTATAAGAGCCGAGCGCGACGATCTGTTCGATGTGCTCAGTCGAGCCGGTCGCGCCGTCGGGACGCGTTCCACCCTGCCGATCCTTCAGGGCGTACTCGTCGAGGTGACCGGCAAGACGCTGCGGGTGCTCGGGACGGATCGTGACCTGACGATTAGGACCAGCCTCGAGGTGGAGGTCATGGAGGAGGGGCGGACCGTGGTCCCGGCACGGCTGGCGACCGAGGCGGTGCACAAGCTGCCCCCCGGGGCCGTGACCTTCGAGGCGACGGAGGGCGAGGTCGTCATCACGGGGGGTGGCCCGAGGTTCCGATTCCGGGAGTTCGCCGTGGATGACTTCCCGCGGCTGGACCCACCCGATATGTCGGCCGGCGTCGAGGTGGACGGGAAGGCGTTCACCTCGGCGATCGGGCAGGTCTCGGTGGCCGCGTCCACGGACGATGCTAGGCCGTTGCTCACCGGGGTGTTCTTCGAGCACGTTGACGGGGCGCTCCGCCTGGTCGCCACCGACTCGTATCGTCTCGCCGTGCGTGAGGTACCGGCTGTGACTGAGGCGCTCTCCGGCCTCGTCCCGGTCAAGGCCCTGCGCGAGCTGGGCCGGACGATCGGCGACGACCAACTCACCGTAGCCATCGGTGAGCGTGAGGCGGCCTTCTCGTCGAGCCGAGGAACGGTGTCGGTGCGGCTCATCGAAGGCACCTTCCCGAACTATCGCCAGGTGATCCCGGAGAAGACCCCGAACATGCTGACGGTCGACAAGTCGGCACTGCTCGACGCCATCGACCGCGCCTCCCTCGTGGCCGAGGATCACATTCCCATCCGGATGACCTTGCAAGTCGGTGGGGTCGAGCTCAGCGTGACCCGCCAGGACGTCGGCGGCGAGGTCGAGCACGTCGAGGCCGACTACAGCGGCGAAGAGATGACGATCGCCTTCAACAGCCGATACCTCAACGATGGGGTGGGGGCCATCGAGGCCGACACGGTGACCCTTGGCGTGGTGGACCCGCTCAAGCCGGGTGTGCTGCGAGGCGAGGGAGCGGACGACTTCCTCTACCTCCTCATGCCGGTTCGTCTCTGA
- the dnaA gene encoding chromosomal replication initiator protein DnaA — protein MREDVEAHPESGSWDEFRQVLRGRVTPVTWRTWLEALTIREHEDNIITVVAPSEFHLRWINERYRPLIEEVTAIVFGSEVSVTMEASAQPSFDPLVEDEDEPEPQTPPSAPNGKAGESEVQRILPKYSFETFVVGSSNRFAHAAALAIAEQPGGNYNPLFVYGGAGLGKTHLLHAIANHASDLDPSLRTCYVTSEAFFNAFIDGIRRKHMDEFKARFRNVDMLLLDDVQFLEGKEAVLEEFFHTFNDLYEAGKQLVFSSDRPPKSLMSLEDRIRSRFEWGLTTDIQPPDIETRLAILRRNAAFAPQTVPEVVLEFIASRVIDNIRELEGALTRVTAYAALTHQPIDLEMAEDVLQDLQPQQGSAPVSPGRILAATAEAFGFSIADLEGPSRRQPLARARQVAMYVCRELTDLSLPKIGKLFGGRDHTTVMHGVNTVGNLITTDETLFDRVTALLQGLRTT, from the coding sequence ATGAGGGAGGACGTGGAAGCTCATCCGGAATCGGGCTCGTGGGATGAATTCCGTCAGGTCTTGCGCGGGCGGGTCACCCCGGTCACCTGGAGGACGTGGCTCGAAGCACTGACGATTCGAGAACACGAAGACAACATCATCACGGTCGTGGCGCCGAGCGAGTTCCACCTCCGGTGGATCAACGAGCGTTATCGCCCGCTCATCGAGGAAGTGACGGCCATCGTTTTCGGGTCCGAGGTCTCCGTCACGATGGAGGCCTCGGCGCAGCCGAGCTTCGATCCGCTCGTCGAGGATGAAGACGAGCCCGAACCTCAGACACCACCCAGCGCTCCCAACGGCAAGGCGGGGGAGTCGGAAGTCCAGCGCATCCTGCCAAAGTACTCGTTCGAGACCTTCGTGGTCGGATCGTCGAACCGTTTCGCCCACGCCGCCGCACTCGCCATCGCCGAGCAGCCCGGCGGCAACTACAACCCACTGTTCGTCTATGGCGGGGCGGGCCTGGGCAAGACCCACCTGCTCCACGCCATCGCCAACCACGCATCGGATCTCGACCCGTCCCTGCGCACGTGCTACGTCACCTCCGAGGCGTTCTTCAACGCCTTCATCGATGGCATTAGACGCAAGCACATGGATGAGTTCAAGGCACGGTTCCGCAACGTCGACATGCTGCTGCTCGACGACGTCCAGTTTCTCGAGGGGAAGGAAGCCGTCCTCGAGGAGTTCTTCCATACCTTCAACGATCTCTACGAGGCCGGTAAGCAACTCGTGTTCTCCTCGGATCGACCACCGAAGAGCCTGATGAGTCTCGAGGACCGCATCCGAAGCCGCTTCGAGTGGGGGCTGACCACGGACATCCAGCCGCCGGACATCGAGACCCGGCTCGCCATCCTGCGTCGCAACGCGGCGTTCGCCCCTCAGACCGTCCCGGAGGTGGTGCTCGAGTTCATCGCCAGTCGCGTCATCGACAACATTCGAGAGTTAGAGGGTGCCCTGACCCGGGTGACCGCGTACGCCGCTTTGACTCACCAACCGATCGACCTCGAGATGGCCGAGGACGTCCTCCAGGACCTCCAACCGCAGCAAGGCTCGGCTCCGGTCAGCCCGGGGCGGATCCTGGCGGCCACCGCTGAGGCCTTTGGTTTCAGTATCGCCGATCTGGAGGGACCGAGTCGTCGCCAGCCCCTCGCTCGGGCCCGTCAGGTGGCGATGTACGTCTGTCGAGAACTGACCGACCTGTCCCTCCCCAAAATCGGCAAGCTCTTCGGCGGGAGAGACCACACCACGGTTATGCACGGGGTGAACACGGTGGGCAACCTGATCACCACCGACGAGACCCTGTTCGACCGGGTCACGGCCCTCCTCCAGGGCCTGAGGACTACGTAG
- a CDS encoding ribonuclease P protein component, with protein MSLRRGSDVGRVRRTGVARRADGLTVIVAPGPAGPARIAFVAGRAVGSAVDRNRAKRRLREAAARVHLRAGHDYVVVASPRVMEMSFDELVEGMRRVMEGR; from the coding sequence GTGTCCCTGCGCAGGGGTTCCGATGTGGGGAGGGTTCGCCGGACGGGGGTAGCGCGACGCGCCGACGGACTGACCGTCATCGTCGCTCCAGGTCCAGCGGGACCTGCGCGGATTGCGTTTGTGGCCGGCCGGGCTGTCGGGTCGGCAGTCGACCGCAATCGGGCCAAGCGCCGCCTCCGCGAGGCTGCTGCCCGGGTTCACCTCCGGGCGGGACACGACTACGTCGTCGTGGCGTCCCCACGGGTGATGGAGATGTCGTTCGACGAACTCGTCGAGGGAATGCGACGAGTTATGGAAGGGAGATGA
- a CDS encoding DNA replication/repair protein RecF, which produces MRLEWVSLKDFRSHRLVCFEPDPAVNVLVGPNGSGKTSLLEAIGYLVMLRSFRRAPDASLVTVGSEASVVRGGFTGERRDVTIEVEIPHQGRRRVRVGGKPVRSRADIAEGVSLVAFLPDDLDLVKRGPALRREFIDDACVQLWPSSAVEQREFDRSLRQRNALLRTEGRYASDASLDALDELVASRAADVLTRRLAAMSLLGEAVGQVYRELSDAAENLSWAYDSNGAVASDTDSRDDLSERTLERMRAARGLDKDRRTTTIGPHRDDVTLMVGDRDARTRASQGEQRSVALALRVSLYRALADRREEAPILLLDDVFSELDPDRSDRLVRQLPSGQVFVTSARAEDVPLVGRRWSVLPGEVRADD; this is translated from the coding sequence ATGCGCCTCGAGTGGGTGTCCCTGAAAGACTTCCGGTCACACCGGTTGGTGTGCTTCGAGCCAGACCCGGCAGTCAACGTCCTGGTGGGACCGAACGGCTCCGGCAAGACGAGTCTGCTGGAGGCCATCGGGTACCTGGTGATGCTGCGGTCGTTTCGCCGTGCCCCTGACGCCAGCCTGGTCACGGTGGGCAGTGAGGCCAGCGTGGTCCGGGGCGGCTTCACCGGTGAACGCCGCGATGTGACAATCGAAGTCGAGATCCCGCACCAGGGTCGACGTCGGGTCCGCGTCGGCGGTAAACCGGTGAGATCGCGGGCCGACATCGCCGAGGGAGTGTCACTCGTCGCTTTCCTTCCCGACGACCTCGACCTGGTCAAGCGAGGCCCGGCCCTGCGACGGGAGTTCATCGACGATGCGTGTGTGCAACTCTGGCCGTCGTCGGCCGTGGAGCAGCGGGAGTTTGACCGATCCCTCCGCCAGCGCAACGCGCTGCTGCGGACGGAGGGAAGGTACGCCAGTGACGCCTCACTCGACGCCCTCGACGAACTCGTGGCGTCACGGGCGGCCGATGTGCTGACGCGACGACTGGCGGCTATGTCCCTGTTGGGAGAAGCGGTGGGACAGGTCTATCGCGAACTGAGTGACGCCGCCGAGAACCTCTCATGGGCATACGACAGCAATGGTGCCGTTGCGTCCGATACGGACTCCCGGGATGACCTGTCCGAGAGGACGCTGGAGCGGATGCGGGCCGCCCGCGGACTCGACAAGGACCGCCGCACCACCACGATCGGCCCCCACCGAGACGACGTGACGCTCATGGTGGGCGATCGCGACGCCAGGACGAGAGCGAGTCAGGGTGAGCAGCGGTCGGTAGCCCTGGCGTTGCGGGTGTCGCTTTATCGGGCACTGGCGGACCGGCGCGAAGAGGCCCCGATCCTGCTCCTCGACGACGTATTCTCGGAGCTGGATCCCGACCGAAGCGATCGACTGGTGCGACAACTCCCGAGTGGACAGGTGTTCGTCACCTCGGCCCGTGCCGAGGACGTACCCCTCGTCGGGCGCCGGTGGTCGGTGCTTCCCGGCGAGGTGAGGGCGGATGACTGA
- the rpmH gene encoding 50S ribosomal protein L34, which translates to MKRTYQPKTRRRKKVHGFRVRMRTRAGRAVIKRRRQKGRHRLTA; encoded by the coding sequence ATGAAGCGCACGTATCAGCCGAAAACTCGGCGCCGCAAGAAGGTCCACGGTTTCCGGGTCCGCATGAGGACCCGCGCCGGTCGCGCCGTCATCAAGCGGCGTCGGCAAAAGGGCCGTCACCGTCTCACCGCGTAG